The Triticum urartu cultivar G1812 chromosome 6, Tu2.1, whole genome shotgun sequence genome includes the window gtGGCGAGGAGGAGCAGCAGCAGGAAAGATCGGGGCGTCGGCATCGCCGCCATGGCCGGCCGGCCGGCGAGCAGCGTGGGAGAGCGTGTGGGAAGTGGGAGTGGGAATGGAAATGGATCCGCCGGCTGGACTTGCCAAGACTCCATTTTTCAGGAGAGAGTCCACCATATTACTTACATGAGGACCGCGTGAGTGAGCCCCAAACAACTCCTTCTGCTGGGCCAGGCCCAACCAATGCCAAGATGATTAAAGATGGGCGGCGGCGGTACCCGTGGGTGTCGTATCCCTCTTGGGGGCGTCGCGGCTGTCCATCTCTCTAGGCCGGCCAGGCCTCTGGGTGAAACCCCCTGACCGTTTCTCCGGtctcggcggcggcgacgcgtTGTTGCCGTTTCTCTCCCAGGAGCATCATCGTGGAGCCCAGGTTGTCTCCGACGTGCCGTGCCGCCATCAACGGACACTTTCAAACCCTGCCTTGAAGCTTCTTCATTGCTGTTGCAAAATGGTTGCATTTACCTTCTTATCTTGCACGCGGGTCCTCGCTGGCACACCCCAAATTCTCAATCTTTGCGGACAAGTTCGGGCTCCATGATCTGGAGCGGGAGGGTAGGGGGGGCCTCTCCAGGCGACAACTTGGTTGTGAGTGTTGCAAAACTAGGTCCGATGCTTTCCCTTGGAGGCACTTGTACCGTCTTTTGTCAGTAGTCTAGGTTACTTTGTGGTACAATGTGGATTCTCCAGTTCTATTTTTTTTGTTTGACCTGCTTTGTAAGAGGATCTTCTCATCTCCTTGTATCCGTTGTTTTATATATAAAGTTGGGCGGAAGACCTTTTCAGCAATTTTTTACGTTCACCCTTGACTACTATAGGGATGTTATTCCAATGCTAAGTACAAATCATGCGCATAACGTCAACTTGTTATTAAATCTAGCTTTCAAAACAAATTTGCTAGAAGTTCAATTTATACTCTATAACCACCTTCATTCTAGAAGTCTCAGTATTTGTGTTACGAAATAGTACACTAGAATCACAACTATGATAACAAATAAATTGTCCGCTTAGATCTCTACCATGCTATTGAAATATCCATGAACACATACATAGTCAAAAATATATAATTTATGAAATTCTCTAAAAGAACTTCTGTTACACAATATTCATTAAATTTATCATAACAAAAAATAGTAATACACATGGCATTTATAATTGTAAAATAAGGAACAATATAATTAATATTTAGCAGCATTATTTTATGGTAACTATTTTAGCAAAATAATAGAACATTATTCTGGTCAAGATTGGATTATGGTAAAAATATCAATTTTAAACAAGTATAAAAGTTTAGCGTAGAAATATTCGAATAGATTCGTTTGTGCCTGTCATGCCACTGCCGTGCTCCACGCCATCGCAAATGCTAGAATACGCGCTGGCCTGCGCCTTAAGCGCCCATTACAGCCTTTTCCGTAAAAGGCGCACACCCCCCCTCCTTCGATTTGTGTAGAATGGACCGGCCCACCATTTAGGCACGAGTGGAAAGCTTCTAGAAGCTTTCGGCCAATTTTTTTTTGCTTGGGTTTTGTGGATGgtttttatttgatttttttccttttcctttttatttACTAAAATACatgaactattttcaaattcGAAAACTTTCTTcaaatttttctattttttttctcaaATAAGAGAATTGTTTTCGAACATTGTTACTTAAATTCATGATTTTTCCTCAAATACGTAAAAAAAAATTCACCCATTTTGAATTcgtgtttttttttcaaaattgataagtttttttcaaacTTATTAACTTTTCCAGATTGTCAAACTTTCTTATTTCATGAAATTTATTCAAATTCACATTTTTTAAATCTGGTTTTATTTTCAAAATGACGAACCTTTTCtttttttgtgaatttttttATTGCATGATCTTTCTTTCAAATTCATTAAACCTTTTTTTCACATTGTTTGAATTTTGTGAACTATTCTGACAAGTCAATGGTCAATGCGGGTCATGGTCAACTGTCAATAAGGGTCGGTCAACTAGGAACCGAACAAACCTTGTGAACCAGGAAAGTGAAAACCCAAGCAAAGAAGGACCTTTTTTTAGAGCGAGCGATTAGGCGAAATCACTAATGGAGGGGTAAACTCATTGCAAAGATCACTCTCACCTTTCTAAATTGTGACAAGTGGCATGCTACGTGTGCGTCACTTATAGATCTGTTTATTCAAATCTGATGATTTTTTAAATTCACATTTCTTTGTTGCCAAAAAATCTAAATGATGAACTTTTCTATTTTTGTGAATTTTTTTATTGCATGATATTTTTAAATTtgttagttttttcctttttcacATAATTTCTTATTTTGTGAACTTATTCTGAAAAGTAAAGAGTCAATAACGACTGGTCAACTAGGAACATGTCAAACCTGGTGAACCAGGAAAGTAAAAAACCGAGCAAATAAGGACCAATTTTTTGAGCGAACGAGTGAAGAACCGAGCCAGCGCTCACAAGATATATTGGGCCAGGACCGGCCCATGAGTAGGAGGCGCGTGAGTGCCAGTTCTCCTAACCAACAGAATTTTTATTACATAACGTTTGGATTTTTATTACATAACATATCTAATTAAAAAAGAAACTGGCTGAACGCCGAGTAGTcaccgtcgtcgccgccgccgtcgggcttctcctccttgacgcggccGTCCCTGGTGGACCCCTGACCAGCGTCGCCAACAcgggctggtggcggcggcgcgtcgtcgttgtcgtcgctGTCCTTGATGACGATGATGCCTCCTTCGTCGCGGCCCCGGCGGCGCTGCGCGAATCGCTGCAGGGCGGCGCACTGGCGCTCCCTCGCCATCTTCAGGGAGTCCGCGCGCGCCCATTCCAGGGCCGCGTCGTCGTCGAGCTCGACGTCGCCGCCGTGCTCCGTCTTCACCGCGGGGAGGAGGCCCAgctccgtcttcaccggcgcgagccccggctccgtcttgggcttGACGAAGCAcggaggaggagccgacgaggaggcgcgCCGGTCGCCCACATTGATGACGATGCCAgcgctgcgagtgcgccggccgagcgacgtctccgccgcgggctcggccttgacgccgagcaaCGCCGGAGAGCCGGAGGAGTGCGAAGAAGAGCgtgatgaggaggaagaagaggaggcgcCGAACCTCTTGGGCAACCATTGCCCATCGCGTAGGCGGTGAGCCGTGGCCGTGGCGGCCGCCCTCGCCGGGgggtacgccaacggcgggttgttgccgccctcgaggtgcgtcagcacgccctcgagtgtgcggccggggacgccccaccacaggcggcgcccctcgctgttcttCATGCTGCCGAAGACCGCCGCGCCGTTGGTGGACGCCAGCCGCTGCTGCTGACGGCATTGGAAGtacgccgcccaagccgcgtggttgtcggcggtGTACTAGGGGAGGGAGAGCTAGGCGTCGGTGAGGGAAGCGCGCACGACCTCGACCTTGTCGGCGAAGTACCCGGGTTTGgccacggcgtcgggcaacgggggaatgggcactcccccgtTGCTGAGCTTCCAGCccgtgtagcgaccagacctcaaacagtctgatctctgtgctccagtgtcatccctggatcagtaatgctgacaccacacagtacttgaaggatttatagcagagtagcaatcacacacttattacatcaagtgtctcatagagaacttaatacaataaatatggcttaaggccatctaataacgataacagcggaaggcttggaagataagtgagtccatcaactccaacggcatcactgagtatagaaccacgacctaaaactccttaatcgtcgtctgaaaagtctgcaacattaaggTTGCAGCCCTAAACGGGTCAACATTAAGGTTCTGCACCGCCGGGCCCAGCTTCTTGCTGATCCAAGCGACAATGGCGTCCCTGCAGCAAAGCCAAAATTCATTCTTAACAGCAGCGGAGCTGGAGCAGTGAGGGAATTGGGGATCTGGTGAAATTTCTCACTTGGTCCTCTCGCCGGAGTAGTCCCTGGGCACGCCGTCGATGAAGAAGAGGAGGGTGGGGTAGCCCTGCACGTCGTGCGCCTGCGCCAGGTCGTGGTCCTCGGTGGCGTCCACCTTGGCCAGCGCCACGTCGACCCCCTGCTCGGCgagggcggaggcggcggcggcgtagtGGGGGGCCAGCGCGCGGCAGTGGCCGCACCAGGGCGCGTAGAACTCGACCATCACGTGGCGGCGGGCCGCGAGGACGGCGGTGAAGTTGGCGGCGGTGAGGAGGAGCACGTGGGCCTCGTCGGCCGCCGAGGGgtgggaggagtcctcctccggCCCGTCGTCGTCGCCGAAGAGGTCCTCGTCTTCGTCGTAGTCGGCGTCGAGGCCGGGGAAGTCCGGAGCGCCGTCCTCGGGGTCGTCGGTGGGGGTGGACGGGGTGGAGTCGTCGAGGCCGGCGTTCTTGATGAGGTACTCCAGGTCGATGTCCGGGTTGGAGGTGGGGACtgcggcggaggcggcgagggggaggaggaggaagggggtGGCGAGGAGGAGCAGCAGCAGGAAAGATCGGGGCGTCGGCATCGCCGCCATGGCCGGCCGGCCGGCGAGCAGCGTGGGAGCGTTGGGGGAAGTGGGGAGTGGAACTTGGATCCGCCGGCTGGACGCAAAGACTCAATTTTTGAGGAGCGTGTGAGTTTTTTTTTAAGCATTAGTACACACataagcgctcatatacacgtgcatacactcacccctatgaacgcacacacgcacactctacccctatgagcaccttcgagagactgacctgtcatatcatcttgagattttacgaagtcatcGTAGGCGCCTCGTAGTCGACGGGAACGTTTACTCCCACTAAAAACGTATCGCCGGAATTCTTAAAATAAAtccaggataaatgcgagcaccaggatttgaatcctgatgggttggggataccactgtccacctaaccatctcAATCAGAGGTTGGTTCGCTGAGGAGTGTGTGAGTGAGTGGCCACGGTGTGGGGCGCGTGAGGGCCCAACGACCCCTCCTGCTAATGGGCCAGGCAGGCCCAACCAACGCCGATGGCAATGGATGAACTGAAAAAAAAGGTTACACCCTTAAAAAAACAggtcatgattttttttaaaaccgTTTGACGAACATTCGGCGAATCGACTAGTCCATGCTTCTAAGTTTGCGTCGAGGTTGGTTTTAGCGGATGAGTTGATCCAGACAAATCGGACCGGATGGGGTAGGCGGCGGCCAAAGGGGCGGCGAGCGCGCATGAAGATGGGTGTGCGGGGTCGAAGGGAAGGAGGAACGGGGACGTGGCCACACGCGGGGGAGCAAGGGATCCGCCGGAGAGAAAAGGGAAGAAGGAGGCGGCGGACGGGGTCTGACATGCTGGACCCGCCGGGAGCTCCGCGTCGCCGCTGTGCTTGCCTCCTCTCCCGCCCGTTCGAGTGCACCTCTTCCTTATCTGGAGTGGTCGGAGCGGCAAGTCGCGGGCTGCTTCCCGAATATCAGCGAAAATCGAGCTCTCCCCCTCCGAATTTGGGGATAGAGGCACGGGCTTTCGGAGCGGGGCATCAAATATTTCAGCCCAATTCCTTGGACCGATTCCTTGTCCATCCAAACAACGGAATTCGTGATATCCAATGCCAATATCAATATCTAGGCCTGAATATCAACATTCAAACGAAGTGATAGGGTATTCAATAGGATTGATTCTTCATGTCACATATATTCACCATTCAATGTGAAAAATGAATTAATTTAGAGCATCCCCCATAGACAGGTAGAACCACATTAAATGGACAAAACATGCTAGTACGCCGTGTATTATATGTTAGTCAGGCCACCTTAATCTAAAGTTTGATGCGGCACCCCATTTAATGGCGAAAGAGACAACATCCGTATCTTCATCTAGATATAGATATTAGCACAAAATCCATAGCATCTCGTAAGTTTTCTCTGGCAAATAGGAACTGTTTTTAGATACATGACTAAGATATGGTCGCCGGGACTGCTATATATGAACACGTGTTTAATTCTATTAAATAGAGCTTACGACATAGTGCGGTCAGAGATTTTTTTTTATCTTATTTGAGAGAACTAGGAATAAATGTTCTATGAAATAAGTCTATAAATATAACACTTCATCTATCCTTTTGAAGCCCAAATACTAGAAACGAGACAAAGCAGAAGTTTCTGCTGTATCTTATGGGGGACAAAACTATTCTGATTTGCCTCATGGTGCTTGTGTTGCTAGGAAATTCCGCCTGCGCTGGTACAAAATCAATCTCCCTATtcctctctgtgtgtgtgtgtgtgtgtgtgtgtgtttcatTTTTCCTTCCAACCGGAGTAGAAAAAACCGTCATGAATATTGTCAACTCAACCGCACGAATTTCTTTGAACCCTTTTAATTCGGAGTTCTTTTACTAACGAATGTATGTTGTCTACAGAGTATTGCGTGGAGAGGAATACACCTATCCTGGACATACTGTGCCTGGATTTCAAATGCTATTTCGTTTGCGCGCGTCACTGGGACAATGTCAGGAAAGCCAGATGCGCCGGCACTTTTTTTTACCGCCATTGTCATTGCGTCATTTGTAACTAGAGTTGCACTCTAGCATCATGCCAAAGAATGGACAATGATGTCCAGCAATAAAATCTTCTTGTGACTTGCATGCAAGAACCTTTATCACCATGTTTTGGTGTTCTGTTTGATTTGATTTTTGCTCGTGTGTAATCTTAGATTTAGTGGCTTTGTGTTTGCCTCGCCTAGCGGTTAGTAAGTTCGGAAATAACCATATCCGAAATGAACCAAGCTCTAATTGCACTTGCATACTTTGCCATGGAGGTCCAAGGACATGGTTGTCCGGTAGACAACGCCAACGACAGAGCCAATTAATTGTGGACACCATTTGTTTTTATAGGCTGATGGATCATGCATTCCATAGAGCAAGGTCTTTTTTTTTACAAGGAGTAAATCAAGAGCGATACTCGGGCAGAATCACTGGAGCAATTTCTCATAAAAACGACACGTTAATCCATCAGCCCAACCAACAATTACACGGACGGTACTAATATATATCAACACAAGTTACACGGACGGTACTAATATATAGATAGATAGACGAACATGGATGGTTGAGTAACATAGATAACACAGGTGGTCATCCCTGCAGACCATTCGGCATGATTAGTGTGCTatctcataaataaataaataaacaatGAACAACATAGGTGGCCATGGCTTAATTAGCTACAAAAAAGTAcaccctctgtaaactaatataaaagtgtttagatcactactttagtttAAGGAGGGACTAACACATTTGGTATAGAGAGATATACCAACTGTGTTACTTTGTTTCCTTGCTAGACGTTCTGTACGGATCGTCGTGTCCAACAAGAAAGAGTTTGTGCGGCGTCCTTACATTTTCACACAAACATATATatgggtcgcgctattcgtcatcctgggtgaggaatagttattctccactcccctctattttaccatcaacgcattgtaattttacgttccgtaagttttgtcttatttccgatgtaaaaagagaccgtaagaaaatatataatcgttgtaaaaaatattttatgttatgtaaaattacaaacgtaaaaacatagcgtaaaatacacataaactgtaaattttcttgtcttatgacttatatttttattttcttatgccaaattTTACGTAGTAAATCAATAAGAATGTAACTATTTAAATttcaaacgtaatttaattatgaaatggtCATAATATTACCTCGGATAAaaaataacttattctgcaccctggatgatgaatagtaacactatatatattgTCACCCTGGGTGaagaatagttattcttcaccccctctctaATTTGACATCAATGCAACGTATTTTTACTTTTTGTAAATTTTATCTTATTTCATACATAAAAAGAGAACGTAAGAAAATATGTACTcgtcgtaaaaaatattttatattaCATAAAATTACGAATGTAAGAACATAATGTAAAACGTATataaaatgtgatttttcaagtCTTATAACCTATTTTTATACCAAATTTTACATATTAAATCAATATGCATGTAACTATTTATATTGTAAATGTAATTTATTTAGAAagcgatcgtaagattacctctgATGAAGAATAATTTATTCTGCatcctgggtgatgaatagtaacactatatatgaAACGAAGCAAGGCAGAGCTGCAAATAAGGAACGAACAAATGACTTCTTTCGCACTGAACATGTCGTATGATATATATCAACGCTACACTAAAGTTGTTTGGTTCTGCGCAAAATGGAAGAGAGAACAAATATGGTATAACATCTCAGCCTCCAATTTAATGTAACCCAGTAGTGCAAAATGCATGCCAGATAGCTAACGGAGGGAGGTTCGAGTGATGTCCGCAACCCTATCCTGCATGGCCATAGCGACGCGTTCATGTAAGAGCATCAACCTTTACACTTGAGAACCAGTGAGCTATGAGCTACTCCCCGTGTAAACTAGTGATCTAAAAGATCTTATATTAGATTACAAAGGTAGTACATGTGAATGGTCGCAAAGGAACGGGTAACGGCGAGGGGATGGTTGCACTTTGGGTTCCCCATCTGCAGTGCTTCATTCACATCAGAGAAACACTTCCATTGGGAGAGAAGATCAGACGGATACATGCTGATCGAGGTGCAACATTTCCAACACTCGGGAATCGGCCAACCCATCGCCTATAACCTACCCGCAACCGGTGCAGAAAGAAAGTTAGACAATGTATTTCAGACCAAATGAGGGCCATTTTCTCTTCCTCGCCATTTGTAAAATCAACAGGTTATTGTGTTTTACCTGATGCGATGATTTGCTTTTGGATAAGCTGTTCACTATCATcatgatttgatgaagaaaactgtgtggcattgggctatccatcgcaagcgcttttactgctagaaccgtttgcaaagatgcatgacacatttagcaggtttattagtttacaattaataattccagtattacgcaaattcacatttcatatcgaatagttgtttgccaatttcatatcaggcacataaatatattataacatcacaatacggtacatgaaaacaacacagtACAACATATAACTAGTTCAACTTCAtgagaacaatatattcatttccctaaccGAGATCATCCAgactcgtcttatccacctctactttcagttcagtaagaacccgttttgcacgggccaaatgggaaagtgcctcctccttcgccaacactatcttagcaaagtctgatttaaaaaatctgagcgcattctccaccttcaactttttatcccgcatcttttTAGCCCAAACAAAAAAGAATTAACCGGACAAAAACCTAGTAAAACCGCGAATCAACATatggttgagttggttaggtggacagtggtatccccaactcaccagggttcaaatcctggtgctcgcattattcctggatttatttcaggatttccggcgatgcgctttcagtgggaggagacgttcccgtcgacgacgaggcgcctacggtgacttcgtaaatctcaagatgatatgccggcccagtctctcggaggtgctcataagggtaggatgtgcgtgtgtgcgttcataggggtgagtgtatgcgcgtgtatatgaacacttgtgtctgtactgatgctcaaaaaaaacCCTAGTAAAACCagaaaactaaaaacacataaaAGAAAAAACCGGTTGGGAAGCTTCCTAAAACCGGAGGGGCTTTGAGAAAACGAACTTGAACGATGTAAATAAGGTTTGGGCTTTTGTTTCGTTTTGCCGTGACGGGCCTTTTTCTGGGATTTGTAAGAAGGGAGAGACACAGACGCTAAAAGGTGCCAACAAAAGACAACTCCTAGCGCACGGACTACAACCTACCCTCGAGTTTAGGGTTTACGGCCTCCGGTGGCGATCTAATCGCCGGCGAGAGGATTTACGATACCTACCCCACCCGTCGCCGTGACCGCGCCTAGCGTGGCGTCCGGCGCTGTGTGTGGTTTGTCTGCTCCAGCAAAGTACCAGGGACTTTCGATCTGGGAGATGGCGGCGCCCGCTGGCTCGTCTTCGGCGGCTGGTTGGAGCGGCAAGAACCTGGAGGAGATGATGGAATTTCTGGACTTAAAGGATGATGAATTGGATGATGTGATTGTTGGGGATGAGGAGGTGAAGCGATTTGAGGCTGATGCTAGATGGCTGGCGATCGGGAAACTGAATACGTCCCGCCCGTTCAGCTCTCCTGCCATGTTCGAGACCTTGAAGTCAGTTTGGGGATTAGCGCATGTGCCAAGATACAGGGAAGCAGGGGATAATCTCTTTATATTCCAGATGTTTTGTTTGGGCGATTGGAAGAAAGTCGTGCATGGTGGCCCGTGGCTGTTCAAGGGCATGGGCTTGCTTGTGGAAGATTACGATGGTAAAACTGATCCCACTTCTGTTTCTTTCGACGGACTATATGTTTGGGCGCAGATTCACAAGATCCCAGAGCTGTACCGCCACGTGGATGTTGTTGACCAGCTTGCTGCCCGGATTGGAAGGGTTAAAGAGGTTCAGCTTGCCCCAAAACTTTACTATGAAGGGGATTATGTTCGTGTGAGAGCTAGAGTTCTTGTTGGAAAGGCCCTTACCAGATTTACACCCCTGACTGTTAAAGGAGAGCGTCACCTCCTGCCTGTTAgagtaaatagcataaaactactaTTTTACAGGATAGGGTTTCAAAAAACTACCGGTTTTCAATTTTTCTCAGATAACTACCAAATGGGTGGTTGGCTGTTTCAGAAAACCCAAATCGTGGAGTGCTTAGCTATTGATCATGATTATGACAAGTCGGACCCGCACCTAAACTCACCGTCAGTTTGACCGTTTAGTTTGACTGTTACCTGACGTGTGCGCCCCACACGTCAGTGTCTCTTCCTCCTGctcttctccttccttcttctcctccctcCCCGCAGCCCCGCCTGCGCCAACTCAAGTCATGGCCGCCGGCCACCCTGCTGCCCACGCCGCCGCTCCTTGACCTCCACGGCGACCAGAAAAAACAAAGGCCGGCTCCTGGTGCAGCTCATCTCATCCACCAGTGAAAAAAATAAAGGCCAGCTCCACCTCCTTCGCGCGGCCATGGCTGCCGGCCCTCGCTGCTACCCACGCTGCCCCCTTCTGCGCGGAGGCCGGCCACGCCACACGCCAAGCCAGGGAAGGAGCGCCGCGCGAGGAGCAGCCGGCACCCAGGAGCACGGCCGCCGCCAACCACGCGCCATGGCCAGGGGGCTGGgactccggccgccgcgcccAGGAGCTGGGACTCCGCCCGCCGCCCCCAGGGGCTGGGACTCTGGCCGCCGCCTTCGGACTCCATGGCCGCCGTGCCTTagaaagagggagagggagaggacgCACGGAGGGGAGCTCACGAGAGGGAGGAGGACGCACGACGGCTGCGGCGGCGCTGGAAGGGAGCTCCGTCGCGACGGGAGAGAGCTCCCCGTCGAGCACGGCGGCGGGTGCGCTCCTGTGGATCTTGAGCACGGGAGGGACCCGATGGCTTTTTTCAATTTCTTTGGAGGACCTAATTGCTTTTTTAAGTTTGCAGGgacactgacatatgggccctaGATGTCATTAACGGTCAAACAAACAGTCAAACAATCAATTTTCTTACATGCGGGCCCCAACTGTCATAATCATGATTAATAATAAAGCACTGAACAATTAGAGTTTTTTGAAACAGCCGTCCCCTGACTTGGTAGTTATCTGAGAAAAATTAAAAACCGGTAGTTTTTTTGAAACCCTAGCCTGTAAAGtagtagttttatgctatttactcTGCCTGTTAGGTATGAGAAAATACCCTACTTTTGCCAAGTATGCGGCTTCATGGGCCACAACCATGAGGAGTGCGGAGATGGGGTTTGGGAGCCAAAGCACAAACAGTTTGGCTCCTGGATGCTTGCTCAGCGTAAAGGGGTGTCTCAGAGGCCGCAAGATGGAGGCCGTCCTATGAGGGGAGGGAGATCT containing:
- the LOC125513891 gene encoding protein disulfide isomerase-like 1-4, with the translated sequence MAAMPTPRSFLLLLLLATPFLLLPLAASAAVPTSNPDIDLEYLIKNAGLDDSTPSTPTDDPEDGAPDFPGLDADYDEDEDLFGDDDGPEEDSSHPSAADEAHVLLLTAANFTAVLAARRHVMVEFYAPWCGHCRALAPHYAAAASALAEQGVDVALAKVDATEDHDLAQAHDVQGYPTLLFFIDGVPRDYSGERTKDAIVAWISKKLGPAVQNLNVDPAGIVINVGDRRASSSAPPPCFVKPKTEPGLAPVKTELGLLPAVKTEHGGDVELDDDAALEWARADSLKMARERQCAALQRFAQRRRGRDEGGIIVIKDSDDNDDAPPPPARVGDAGQGSTRDGRVKEEKPDGGGDDGDYSAFSQFLF